The following is a genomic window from Garra rufa chromosome 4, GarRuf1.0, whole genome shotgun sequence.
atatatatatagcaacaTGATCAAACACTAACCTAGTAGACTATTTATGTAAgcactgttgttttgtttttaaccaTTGTTTAAGTCCTCCGTTTAAGTTTAAGGTTCATATATGGCTGTGCATATGTACACTTATGTTTTTACACTGTATGAGCAGATATGTGtacctggagcacaaaaccagtctgaagtagcatgggtatattttgaGCAATATCCAACAATAcactgaatgggtcaaaatggtcgattttatgctaaaaatccataggatattaagtaaagatcatgtactattaacatattttgtacatttcctaccaaaAATAAATTTTGGATTAAtgatttgcattgctaagaaatgcCTTTGAACAAAAAGGTTTtacatatttagttttttttttgttttttttttgcaccctcagattccaaattttcaaatagttgtaaatatttggacaaatattgtcctgtcctaacaaaccatacatcgatgtaAAGACAGTAGAGTTGAGGCATGGATCAAGATATGAGGAATGCAGGAGAAATAAAACCTCATTTGACAGTACTTCCATTTCTTTGCACGTCACCAGTGTTTGTGGAAATAGAGGAAGCTGCATTTGcagataagtaaaaaaaaaattgcttacaAAACTTTTTTTCTAATATGTTGAAACAGAAGTGGGAGTTACTGACGCTCTTCTTTGGAAGAgaagtttatttttaatgcacTACATCTGCCGCACGTACTGCATATATGCTGTATTGATCTGAGGTTCAGCCACACTTCAACTGAGCACAGACAGGTCAGGATGGAGATAATCGTGATGCTGTTGCTCTCACTGCTGCCTGGGCTCTGTGGTGCTGTTTCCACAGGTACGTCTAGAGTAATAGATTTGTCACTAATACCATGTTAATTCATATATTTATTCTGAGAGTGGGAATATTCTATCTGTATCAGCATTTTGAGCCGAGTATTTAAATGTAATTGAATTATATTAATGCAATATATCATGAAATATTCTATTGATGATATTTACCAGTTgatgtaatattttattgttaCGAATTTTACAGTTATGCTTTGTTAAATGTCCCCCACTTGTTGTTTTTTGCTTTATGTTTTGTATTGTTTCGTTGGGGTTGTGCCATTTGGTTTCCTTTATACCCTTAAGTTAGTCCATTATGTCAACATTTCTCAGTTTGTGTGAGGTTGAGGTTTCAGCAGGTTTAAAGACAGAGAAGACGTGTCTGTGATTTCATTTGTTTCTGTGCACATTCATGTGTGATTAACTCTTATTACTCTACTTTATCAACAGAATACAATCCCACTTGTGTCCCGGGTGAGTGTTACTTTGAAACTTTGAAATGTCTTTCCGTAATAAACACACACTTACTCTTACGAATGTTCCAGAGATGTCAAAGCAGCCCCAAAACCAATAATCCATAGTTATGCTCTTAACAATGGGACTTATGTATTCAAGCACTTAGTAAGATTTAGTTTAAATGTTTGCATGTTCTGTTTTTCAATGGGAAACAGGGAATCTTGCTCTTGGTGCCAACGCTGTCCAGTCTTCCGTATTTCGTCAGTATTACGCCCGATATGCTGTAGATGGGAATAGAGATCCAGACGCCAGTCACAGGTCATGTAGTTTGACCGAAGCTGGAAGTCCATCCTGGTGGAGGGTTGACTTGAAGAGAGTCTACAAAATAAGAAAGGTTACCATCACTGCTCTCAGGCATCCTTATAATGAGGGGAATGCTGACTTACAGGGCTCTGTGATTCGTATCGGCAACAGCCTGGAAAACAACGGCAACTACAATAAGCTGTAAGTTAGACGGGTTCATTCTCTCTCTATCTCTAGCTTTCTTAGGCGTTTTCATGAGTTTGTAGTTTTCAGTCCTGTCAAGTAGAGGCATCTCACATTCGTTCACTGGTATTGAATATGATGCTTCGTGTTTGTATAAAAGCATTCCTCTGTTAGAAGTATCTGAAAGATATTTTCTCTGTGTTTCTCCACAGGGCTGCAGTCATTGGAGACATTCCAAACGCAGGCACAGAAACGTTTGAGTTTGCACCGATTTTTGGACGATATGTCAACATCGTAGGCAGTAACCCATATCTATATGTGTGTGAGGTTGAGGTGTATTGCTAGTAAGACATACACATGAATAGAGGAGATGTTGTGTGTGTGTACTatgtaacaaataaaaatattattacagtgagactcccaaaaatatttttttcttatttttttctttttatttagacGGTAGAACTGGAGAGATGGCAAAGACTGTTCTTTACGATGTTTTAAATGACCTTAAAGACATTTCAcagttttaataaaaaatgagaCAAGGTGTTATGTGCGTTAGGGTGATGGACATCCGTGTATTCCCCCTTACCTTAGTTCCTGTGTTTCCTTTTATAGTCTGTTTCCGCTTCTTGTTTAAGTTGATTTGATTTCCATGCCACTTAATTATCCTGTGTGTTTAAGTTCAACCTCTGTATACTCCGGAGTTAAATTTAAAGAGTGTTCTTGTTTATATTAACTCCTGCGTTCTCCAGTGAATCCTCAACTGTGACAGAAGACCGGACCCATACAGATATGAGGAACTGGGCTGAGGAATTGCTTTTTGCAATCaaaaccaacaaaagagcaataatacGTAAGTCCTGTGACAAGTCTTAGTCTAACACAGTAATAGAACATAGAATAGAAAGCTATTAGAAAAAGAATGAAGAAAGCTAATGTTAGAGGATCAATTAATAAAacaagaatagaaatagaatagagaatgctagtgttagaggggcAAGTGTGGATGGAAGATTACTTACATGTCATATAGTTAGCCGTTGACAAATGTGATTCAGGGCAACAATTCCAGTAATGCAGTTATGCCCTAAGATTCAAGATATTGGTGCAAAAATGCCCCTGTTGGCTATGCATTGTTGCCTTGTATTTATACCACAGGATAAACTATATCAGACCAGTGCAGATTTCGTCCCAAATATCAACAGTTCT
Proteins encoded in this region:
- the LOC141334024 gene encoding fucolectin-5-like, coding for MEIIVMLLLSLLPGLCGAVSTEYNPTCVPGNLALGANAVQSSVFRQYYARYAVDGNRDPDASHRSCSLTEAGSPSWWRVDLKRVYKIRKVTITALRHPYNEGNADLQGSVIRIGNSLENNGNYNKLAAVIGDIPNAGTETFEFAPIFGRYVNIVGSNPYLYVCEVEVYC